One Gordonia mangrovi genomic region harbors:
- a CDS encoding FAD-dependent oxidoreductase, which produces MPFGCAVNPVTSNEIDGPWPVVTDRRRVLVVGGGPAGMELAALAGEKGHEVQLWESSDTLGGQLRTAVNAPTYDMFEKYLEWQRRRVDRAGVKVDLGHRATQREIEDSGFDVVAVATGSTRRTPDIPGVFGDHVADIRDVLNGDVSVGNRVLIVAQDDHMPPLSLADFLTEQGREVTIVYGTQVAGQLLGRYIVGAILGRLDDKGVQYRFSEDVVEITPTGVVTRNVYSGRTRELDGFDSVVLACGGIGDAGLYESLRSGPANANGREVHILGDAYAPRRLVFATRQAYALAKLI; this is translated from the coding sequence TTGCCGTTCGGATGTGCGGTCAACCCGGTCACCAGCAACGAGATCGACGGCCCGTGGCCGGTGGTGACCGACCGCCGGCGCGTGCTCGTGGTCGGTGGCGGTCCCGCCGGGATGGAGCTGGCGGCATTGGCCGGCGAGAAGGGCCACGAGGTGCAGTTGTGGGAGAGCTCGGACACCTTGGGCGGACAACTGCGCACCGCCGTCAACGCACCGACCTACGACATGTTCGAGAAGTACCTCGAGTGGCAGCGCCGCCGCGTCGACCGGGCCGGGGTGAAGGTCGACCTGGGTCATCGAGCCACACAGCGGGAGATCGAGGACTCCGGCTTCGACGTCGTGGCCGTGGCGACCGGTTCGACCAGACGAACCCCGGATATCCCGGGCGTCTTCGGCGACCACGTCGCCGACATCCGGGACGTGCTCAACGGCGATGTGAGCGTGGGAAACCGGGTGTTGATCGTCGCGCAGGACGACCACATGCCACCGCTGTCGCTCGCGGACTTCCTCACCGAGCAGGGACGTGAGGTGACCATCGTGTACGGCACCCAGGTCGCCGGTCAGCTACTCGGCCGCTACATCGTCGGCGCGATTCTGGGACGCCTCGACGACAAGGGCGTGCAGTACCGGTTCTCCGAGGACGTCGTCGAGATCACGCCGACCGGTGTGGTGACCCGCAACGTGTACTCGGGCCGGACGCGAGAGCTCGACGGATTCGACTCGGTGGTGCTGGCGTGCGGCGGGATCGGCGACGCCGGCCTCTACGAGAGCCTGCGCTCGGGGCCGGCGAACGCGAACGGCCGCGAGGTGCACATCCTCGGCGACGCCTATGCGCCACGACGGCTGGTCTTCGCGACCCGGCAGGCCTACGCGCTGGCCAAGCTGATCTGA
- a CDS encoding SDR family NAD(P)-dependent oxidoreductase — MAGQFRPDQAFDLTDRVALITGGSRGLGRAMAFGLARSGADVIIASRDGASCEVTAKEVEEETGRAAFGVAAHVGRWDDLEGLVDKSYERFGKVDVLINNAGMSPLYDNVADISEALFDKVIGVNLKGPFRLAALVGTRMAAGGGGSIINISSAASMRPRPDVLPYAAAKAGLNALTGGLAKTFGPNVRVNAIMAGTFLTDVSAAWDMDAFAKRADTFAAKRGGDPSEIVGAAVYLASDASSYTTGSILTVDGGM, encoded by the coding sequence ATGGCAGGCCAGTTCCGCCCCGATCAGGCGTTCGACCTCACCGACCGCGTCGCACTCATCACCGGCGGTAGCCGCGGCCTGGGCCGGGCCATGGCCTTCGGGCTCGCGCGGTCGGGTGCCGACGTCATCATCGCCAGCCGCGACGGCGCGTCGTGCGAGGTCACCGCCAAGGAGGTCGAAGAGGAGACCGGACGCGCCGCATTCGGTGTCGCCGCCCACGTCGGCCGGTGGGACGATCTCGAGGGTCTCGTCGACAAGAGCTACGAGCGGTTCGGCAAGGTCGACGTCCTGATCAACAATGCCGGTATGTCGCCGCTCTACGACAATGTCGCCGACATCTCGGAGGCGTTGTTCGACAAGGTGATCGGCGTGAATCTCAAGGGGCCGTTCCGGCTCGCGGCGCTGGTCGGGACGCGGATGGCCGCGGGCGGCGGCGGTTCGATCATCAACATCTCGAGTGCGGCATCGATGCGCCCGCGACCCGACGTCCTTCCGTACGCGGCAGCCAAGGCCGGCCTCAACGCGCTGACCGGCGGTCTGGCCAAGACCTTCGGTCCGAACGTCCGGGTCAACGCGATCATGGCCGGTACCTTCCTGACCGATGTCTCTGCCGCGTGGGACATGGATGCCTTCGCCAAGCGCGCAGACACCTTCGCAGCCAAACGCGGGGGTGACCCCAGCGAGATCGTTGGTGCCGCGGTCTATCTCGCCAGCGACGCGTCGAGCTACACCACCGGGTCGATCCTCACCGTCGACGGCGGTATGTGA
- a CDS encoding acyl-CoA dehydrogenase family protein, whose protein sequence is MTSSETGLFELPQTYRDLQSQARDLAVSMRDIAARADESSGTDPDVRKRLAASGLTELAVPAQWGGKFDTVDSLAVTIVREQLAAESAHLDSMFVMQGIGSYGLAVAGSDAVRDRWLPKVASLDAMAALGLTEPHVGSDLKALTTTVVTDGDELVVNGHKSFITNGGDADFYSILAKEGEGYSLVLVPADTPGVSTHRPHQIIAPHVLSDVVMENVRVPADHRIGAAGKGFGLVLATLAAFRVSVAGASVGMAEAALRLALAHANDRQQFGTSLSRLGSVPEHLASCWTNIESARSLTYRAAAASARDPRANLHLSSMAKVSATEMCGRVVDRCVQIMGRFGITRDTAIERLYRESRPMRIYEGSTEVIFDSLAKQLIKNGL, encoded by the coding sequence ATGACCTCGAGCGAAACAGGCTTGTTCGAACTGCCCCAGACCTACCGGGACCTGCAGTCCCAGGCCCGTGACCTGGCGGTCTCGATGCGTGATATCGCCGCGCGTGCCGACGAGTCGAGCGGCACCGACCCCGATGTGCGCAAGCGCCTGGCGGCCTCCGGCCTCACCGAACTGGCGGTGCCCGCGCAGTGGGGCGGCAAGTTCGACACGGTCGACTCGCTGGCCGTCACCATCGTCCGCGAACAGCTCGCCGCCGAGAGCGCCCATCTGGATTCGATGTTCGTCATGCAGGGCATCGGCAGCTACGGCCTCGCCGTGGCGGGTTCGGACGCGGTACGCGATCGCTGGTTGCCGAAGGTCGCCTCACTCGACGCGATGGCCGCGCTGGGCCTCACCGAGCCGCATGTGGGCTCCGACCTCAAGGCGCTGACCACCACCGTCGTCACCGACGGTGACGAGCTGGTCGTCAACGGGCACAAGTCATTCATCACCAACGGCGGCGACGCGGATTTCTACAGCATCCTGGCCAAGGAGGGCGAGGGCTATTCGCTGGTCCTGGTGCCCGCCGACACCCCCGGGGTGAGCACCCACCGACCGCACCAGATCATCGCGCCGCATGTGCTCTCCGACGTGGTCATGGAGAACGTCCGAGTGCCTGCCGATCACCGGATCGGCGCGGCCGGCAAGGGATTCGGACTCGTCCTGGCAACGCTGGCCGCCTTCCGCGTCTCCGTCGCGGGTGCGTCGGTCGGCATGGCCGAGGCCGCGCTGCGGCTGGCGTTGGCACACGCCAACGATCGCCAGCAGTTCGGCACCTCGTTGTCGCGGCTGGGTTCGGTCCCCGAACATCTCGCGTCGTGCTGGACCAACATCGAATCCGCCCGGTCGCTCACCTACCGCGCCGCCGCGGCCTCCGCCCGCGACCCGCGCGCCAACCTGCACCTGTCGTCGATGGCGAAGGTCTCGGCCACCGAGATGTGCGGGCGCGTCGTCGACCGATGCGTACAGATCATGGGCCGCTTCGGTATCACCCGGGACACCGCCATCGAACGCCTGTATCGCGAATCCCGGCCGATGCGGATCTACGAAGGCTCCACCGAGGTCATCTTCGATTCGCTTGCCAAGCAACTGATCAAGAACGGACTCTGA
- a CDS encoding nuclear transport factor 2 family protein: MNADERLRRMMIHFELSELGARYSVAVDDHDIKAVLDCFTANGSFVHEGTAFTGHDTLRTFYVA, translated from the coding sequence GTGAACGCCGATGAACGACTGCGGCGCATGATGATCCACTTCGAGCTGTCCGAGCTCGGTGCGCGGTACTCGGTCGCCGTCGACGACCACGACATCAAGGCCGTGCTCGACTGCTTCACCGCGAACGGCAGTTTTGTGCACGAAGGGACCGCGTTCACCGGGCACGACACGCTACGCACCTTCTACGTTGCATGA